Proteins encoded by one window of Nicotiana tabacum cultivar K326 chromosome 10, ASM71507v2, whole genome shotgun sequence:
- the LOC107770391 gene encoding uncharacterized protein LOC107770391 isoform X1, with protein sequence MLRPQLARSFSFLFLFILFLSDNSLGSTGGNRKTGKSSVFSLFNLKEKSKFWSESVIHGDLDDLETSNPGKMSILNYTQAGTIANYLKLMEVDSMYLPVPVNFIFVGFEGKGNQEFKLQPEELERWFTKIDHVFEHTRIPQVGEVLTPFYKTSIDREQRHHLPLISHINYNFSVHAIQMGEKVTSIFERAIDVFGRKDDMSDNRDDGTVLWQVDMDMMDVFFTSLVEYLQLGDAYNIFVLNPRRNGKRVKYGYRQGLSESEINFLKENKELQSKILHSGRASESILALEKMTRPLYAKHPMAKFSWTVTEDTDTVEWYNRCLDVLNNVDRLSQGKDMAEVVQNKVMQFLNGKHGDLKLRFERELKAGEFSGFHAECLTDTWIGNNRWAFIDLTAGPFSWGPAVGGEGVRTELSLPNVEKTIGAVAEISEEEAEDLLQEAIQEKFAVFGDVQKDHQAIDILLAEIDIYELFAFKHCKGRKVKLALCQELDERMQDLKNELQSFEGEGSEESHRRKAIDALKRMENWNLFSDSYEDYKNYTVARDTFLAHLGATLWGSMRHIISPSLADGAFHYYEKISFQLFFITQEKFRNIKQLPVDLKTIMNGLSSLVLSSQEVMFSPHMLPLSEDPALAMAFSVARRAAAVPLLLVNGTYRKTVRSYLDSSILQHQLQRLNDHGSLKGSHAHSRATLEVPIFWFIHSDPLLVDKHYQAKALSDMVIVVQSEESSWESHLQCNGQSLLWDLRKPIKAALAAVSEHLAGILPLHLVYSQAHETAIEDWIWSVGCNPLSITSQGWHISKFHSDTVARSYVLTALEESIQLVNSAVHRLVMERTSEQTFKLFKTHERELVNKYNYVVSLWRRISTVSGELHYLDALRLLHTLEDAAKGFVNYVDTTLESLHPIHCTRQRNVKVEFDMTTIPAFLVVFFVLWLVLKPRRAKPKIN encoded by the exons ATGTTGCGTCCTCAATTGGCTCGCTCCTTCTCTTTCTTGTTCCTCTTCATCTTG TTCCTGAGTGATAATTCACTTGGTTCTACGGGTGGCAATCGTAAAACAGGGAAGTCATCGGTATTTTCGTTGTTTAACCTTAAAGAGAAGAGCAAATTCTGGAGCGAGTCTGTTATCCATGGTG ATTTGGATGATCTGGAAACATCTAATCCGGGAAAAATGAGTATTCTCAATTACACCCAGGCAG GTACTATAGCAAACTATTTGAAGCTTATGGAAGTTGATTCCATGTACCTTCCAGTACCTGTGAATTTCATTTTTGTTGGATTTGAAGGAAAGGGGAATCAAG AATTTAAGCTACAACCAGAGGAACTAGAGCGCTGGTTCACAAAGATTGATCACGTCTTTGAACATACAAGGATTCCTCAAGTAGGAGAAGTTTTGACACCATTTTACAAAACTAGCATTGATAGAGAACAACGTCACCATCTGCCTCTTATCAGTCACATAAACTACAA TTTCTCCGTTCATGCCATTCAAATGGGTGAAAAGGTCACATCTATCTTTGAGCGTGCCATTGATGTCTTTGGCCGCAAGGATGATATGTCTGATAACAG AGATGATGGAACTGTTCTATGGCAAGTTGACATGGATATGATGGATGTTTTCTTTACCAGCCTCGTGGAGTATTTACAACTGGGAGATGCCTATAACATCTTCGTTTTGAATCCCAGGCGCAATGGAAAAAGAGTCAAATATGGATACAG GCAAGGGTTATCCGAGAGCGAAATTAACTTTCTTAAGGAG AATAAGGAGTTACAGTCGAAAATTCTTCACTCAGGAAGAGCATCAGAAAGTATTCTTG CTCTTGAAAAGATGACAAGACCATTGTATGCAAAGCATCCAATGGCAAAGTTTTCCTGGACTGTCACAGAAGATACAGATACA GTAGAATGGTATAATAGATGCCTAGATGTATTAAACAATGTTGACAGGCTATCTCAAGGGAAGGACATGGCTGAGGTTGTTCAGAACAAGGTTATGCAG TTTCTGAATGGGAAACATGGAGATTTGAAGCTTCGTTTTGAGAGAGAGTTAAAAGCTGGGGAATTTAGCGGTTTTCATGCTGAATGTCTCACTGATACATGGATTGGAAATAACAG GTGGGCCTTTATTGATTTGACTGCGGGCCCTTTTTCATGGGGGCCTGCTGTGGGTGGAGAAGGCGTGCGCACAGAACTAAGCTTACCAAACGTGGAGAAAACAATAGGTGCAGTTGCAG aaatttcagaagaagaagctgaagaTCTGTTGCAAGAGGCTATTCAAGAGAAGTTTGCGGTGTTTGGTGAT GTCCAGAAAGATCATCAAGCCATTGATATTCTTTTAGCTGAAATAGATATATATGAACTATTTGCTTTCAAACATTGCAAGGGAAGGAAGGTCAAGCTTGCTCTTTGCCAAG AGCTTGACGAGAGAATGCAAGATTTGAAAAATGAGCTGCAGTCTTTTGAGGGTGAAGGTTCTGAAGAAAGCCATAGGAGAAAGGCTATAGATGCATTGAAAAGGATGGAGAACTGGAACCTGTTCAGTGATTCTTATGAG GATTACAAAAACTATACAGTTGCTCGTGACACTTTCCTTGCACATTTGGGGGCAACCTTATGGGGGTCAATGAGACACATAATTTCTCCATCACTTGCCGATGGGGCATTCCACTACTACGAGAAAATATCTTTTCAGCTGTTCTTTATCACACAGGAG AAATTTAGAAATATTAAGCAGTTACCTGTTGACCTCAAGACTATCATGAATGGTCTTTCGTCATTGGTGCTATCTTCTCAGGAAGTGATGTTCAGTCCTCACAT GTTGCCACTGTCAGAGGATCCTGCTTTGGCCATGGCATTTTCAGTGGCTAGGAGAGCAGCAGCTGTTCCCCTTTTGCTTGTGAATGGAACATATAGGAAAACTGTCCGTTCCTATCTGGATTCTTCCATTCTCCAGCATCAGTTGCAGAGGTTGAATGATCATGGTTCTTTGAAAG GTTCACATGCACATAGCAGGGCTACTCTTGAAGTGCCTATCTTTTGGTTTATTCACAGTGATCCGTTGTTAGTTGACAAGCATTACCAAGCCAAAGCGCTTTCCGATATGGTCATTGTGGTGCAGTCAGAAGAATCATCCTGGGAAAGTCATTTGCAGTGTAACGGGCAGTCTCTCCTGTGGGATTTGAG GAAGCCTATCAAAGCTGCTTTGGCTGCTGTGTCGGAACATCTAGCAGGAATTCTTCCACTTCATCTTGTTTATAGTCAAGCCCATGAAACTGCAATTGAG GACTGGATTTGGTCAGTTGGATGCAACCCTCTATCCATCACTTCCCAAGGCTGGCATATCTCCAAATTCCATTCAGACACTGTTGCTCGAAGCTATGTATTGACAGCCCTTGAAGAGTCCATTCAGTTGGTCAATTCGGCTGTTCATCGCCTTGTTATGGAGCGGACGT CAGAACAGACTTTTAAGCTCTTCAAAACCCATGAACGTGAGTTGGTGAACAAATACAATTATGTTGTTAGCTTGTGGAGAAGA ATTTCAACTGTCAGTGGAGAACTGCATTATCTGGATGCCTTGAGACTTCTCCATACCTTAGAGGATGCAGCAAAAGG GTTTGTAAATTATGTTGATACTACTCTAGAAAGTCTCCATCCAATACATTGCACCCGGCAGAGGAATGTTAAGGTCGAGTTTGACATGACAACAATACCTGCTTTCCTAGTTGTTTTCTTTGTTCTTTGGCTTGTGCTAAAGCCTAGAAGAGCCAAGCCTAAGATCAACTGA
- the LOC107770391 gene encoding uncharacterized protein LOC107770391 isoform X2 yields the protein MEVDSMYLPVPVNFIFVGFEGKGNQEFKLQPEELERWFTKIDHVFEHTRIPQVGEVLTPFYKTSIDREQRHHLPLISHINYNFSVHAIQMGEKVTSIFERAIDVFGRKDDMSDNRDDGTVLWQVDMDMMDVFFTSLVEYLQLGDAYNIFVLNPRRNGKRVKYGYRQGLSESEINFLKENKELQSKILHSGRASESILALEKMTRPLYAKHPMAKFSWTVTEDTDTVEWYNRCLDVLNNVDRLSQGKDMAEVVQNKVMQFLNGKHGDLKLRFERELKAGEFSGFHAECLTDTWIGNNRWAFIDLTAGPFSWGPAVGGEGVRTELSLPNVEKTIGAVAEISEEEAEDLLQEAIQEKFAVFGDVQKDHQAIDILLAEIDIYELFAFKHCKGRKVKLALCQELDERMQDLKNELQSFEGEGSEESHRRKAIDALKRMENWNLFSDSYEDYKNYTVARDTFLAHLGATLWGSMRHIISPSLADGAFHYYEKISFQLFFITQEKFRNIKQLPVDLKTIMNGLSSLVLSSQEVMFSPHMLPLSEDPALAMAFSVARRAAAVPLLLVNGTYRKTVRSYLDSSILQHQLQRLNDHGSLKGSHAHSRATLEVPIFWFIHSDPLLVDKHYQAKALSDMVIVVQSEESSWESHLQCNGQSLLWDLRKPIKAALAAVSEHLAGILPLHLVYSQAHETAIEDWIWSVGCNPLSITSQGWHISKFHSDTVARSYVLTALEESIQLVNSAVHRLVMERTSEQTFKLFKTHERELVNKYNYVVSLWRRISTVSGELHYLDALRLLHTLEDAAKGFVNYVDTTLESLHPIHCTRQRNVKVEFDMTTIPAFLVVFFVLWLVLKPRRAKPKIN from the exons ATGGAAGTTGATTCCATGTACCTTCCAGTACCTGTGAATTTCATTTTTGTTGGATTTGAAGGAAAGGGGAATCAAG AATTTAAGCTACAACCAGAGGAACTAGAGCGCTGGTTCACAAAGATTGATCACGTCTTTGAACATACAAGGATTCCTCAAGTAGGAGAAGTTTTGACACCATTTTACAAAACTAGCATTGATAGAGAACAACGTCACCATCTGCCTCTTATCAGTCACATAAACTACAA TTTCTCCGTTCATGCCATTCAAATGGGTGAAAAGGTCACATCTATCTTTGAGCGTGCCATTGATGTCTTTGGCCGCAAGGATGATATGTCTGATAACAG AGATGATGGAACTGTTCTATGGCAAGTTGACATGGATATGATGGATGTTTTCTTTACCAGCCTCGTGGAGTATTTACAACTGGGAGATGCCTATAACATCTTCGTTTTGAATCCCAGGCGCAATGGAAAAAGAGTCAAATATGGATACAG GCAAGGGTTATCCGAGAGCGAAATTAACTTTCTTAAGGAG AATAAGGAGTTACAGTCGAAAATTCTTCACTCAGGAAGAGCATCAGAAAGTATTCTTG CTCTTGAAAAGATGACAAGACCATTGTATGCAAAGCATCCAATGGCAAAGTTTTCCTGGACTGTCACAGAAGATACAGATACA GTAGAATGGTATAATAGATGCCTAGATGTATTAAACAATGTTGACAGGCTATCTCAAGGGAAGGACATGGCTGAGGTTGTTCAGAACAAGGTTATGCAG TTTCTGAATGGGAAACATGGAGATTTGAAGCTTCGTTTTGAGAGAGAGTTAAAAGCTGGGGAATTTAGCGGTTTTCATGCTGAATGTCTCACTGATACATGGATTGGAAATAACAG GTGGGCCTTTATTGATTTGACTGCGGGCCCTTTTTCATGGGGGCCTGCTGTGGGTGGAGAAGGCGTGCGCACAGAACTAAGCTTACCAAACGTGGAGAAAACAATAGGTGCAGTTGCAG aaatttcagaagaagaagctgaagaTCTGTTGCAAGAGGCTATTCAAGAGAAGTTTGCGGTGTTTGGTGAT GTCCAGAAAGATCATCAAGCCATTGATATTCTTTTAGCTGAAATAGATATATATGAACTATTTGCTTTCAAACATTGCAAGGGAAGGAAGGTCAAGCTTGCTCTTTGCCAAG AGCTTGACGAGAGAATGCAAGATTTGAAAAATGAGCTGCAGTCTTTTGAGGGTGAAGGTTCTGAAGAAAGCCATAGGAGAAAGGCTATAGATGCATTGAAAAGGATGGAGAACTGGAACCTGTTCAGTGATTCTTATGAG GATTACAAAAACTATACAGTTGCTCGTGACACTTTCCTTGCACATTTGGGGGCAACCTTATGGGGGTCAATGAGACACATAATTTCTCCATCACTTGCCGATGGGGCATTCCACTACTACGAGAAAATATCTTTTCAGCTGTTCTTTATCACACAGGAG AAATTTAGAAATATTAAGCAGTTACCTGTTGACCTCAAGACTATCATGAATGGTCTTTCGTCATTGGTGCTATCTTCTCAGGAAGTGATGTTCAGTCCTCACAT GTTGCCACTGTCAGAGGATCCTGCTTTGGCCATGGCATTTTCAGTGGCTAGGAGAGCAGCAGCTGTTCCCCTTTTGCTTGTGAATGGAACATATAGGAAAACTGTCCGTTCCTATCTGGATTCTTCCATTCTCCAGCATCAGTTGCAGAGGTTGAATGATCATGGTTCTTTGAAAG GTTCACATGCACATAGCAGGGCTACTCTTGAAGTGCCTATCTTTTGGTTTATTCACAGTGATCCGTTGTTAGTTGACAAGCATTACCAAGCCAAAGCGCTTTCCGATATGGTCATTGTGGTGCAGTCAGAAGAATCATCCTGGGAAAGTCATTTGCAGTGTAACGGGCAGTCTCTCCTGTGGGATTTGAG GAAGCCTATCAAAGCTGCTTTGGCTGCTGTGTCGGAACATCTAGCAGGAATTCTTCCACTTCATCTTGTTTATAGTCAAGCCCATGAAACTGCAATTGAG GACTGGATTTGGTCAGTTGGATGCAACCCTCTATCCATCACTTCCCAAGGCTGGCATATCTCCAAATTCCATTCAGACACTGTTGCTCGAAGCTATGTATTGACAGCCCTTGAAGAGTCCATTCAGTTGGTCAATTCGGCTGTTCATCGCCTTGTTATGGAGCGGACGT CAGAACAGACTTTTAAGCTCTTCAAAACCCATGAACGTGAGTTGGTGAACAAATACAATTATGTTGTTAGCTTGTGGAGAAGA ATTTCAACTGTCAGTGGAGAACTGCATTATCTGGATGCCTTGAGACTTCTCCATACCTTAGAGGATGCAGCAAAAGG GTTTGTAAATTATGTTGATACTACTCTAGAAAGTCTCCATCCAATACATTGCACCCGGCAGAGGAATGTTAAGGTCGAGTTTGACATGACAACAATACCTGCTTTCCTAGTTGTTTTCTTTGTTCTTTGGCTTGTGCTAAAGCCTAGAAGAGCCAAGCCTAAGATCAACTGA